The genomic segment TTACAAGACGCGAAAATTGTTGATCGAAAAGGGCTTGGTGGACGATAAGGTCAAGTATCTGTTTGAAAGGACCGCTGAAGCCCAGGTTCCGGGTGCGCTTAAATGGGGTATGGTGCTCATCGCTGTCGGCCTGGCTTTTTTTCTCGGCCAGATGATGCCGGACGCGCAGGAGGAGTATACAGTCGCGTTCGCCGCGCTCTTTGGCGGCATCGCCCTGGTGCTCTATCACACGGTGGCATACCGCTGGCTAAAAAATCGGTCACTGTAAAAAGAACGGCGCAGCGCCGACGGGGGTTGCGCCGCCTGGTTCTGCGTCTGTCAGCGGCTTGTGGTGCTGGTTTTAAGCCCGTCCGGAAGGACGGGCTTGAGCATCAGTTGTGCATGCGGCCTGCTTTTATCGTAGAACCAGGCCGGTTGGGCCTCTGCAGAATCGGGCGCGGAACCCCGGTCGTGTACGTGGACCTGCTTTTCCCGCCTGCTCAAGCCGTAATCGTCATCCACCCACACACATGAGCTCGCGCTGCGGCGTGGATAAAAACTCACAGCCGTCGCTCGTGACGACCACCATCTCCTCCACCGTCACCACCCCATGACCTGCAACCGTCAGCCTCGGTTCAATCGTGTACACCTGGCCTTGTTCAATCGGCAAATAGGATAAATTTTTATAACGATCCCATCTGGGCGACAGCAGCCCTCCGCCGTCGTGAGCGCTGCGGCCCACCTGATGGCCCAGCGCGTGAGGATATTCCTCATAGCCCGCCTGAACGATATGGTCGCGCGCCGCGGCATCCACGACCCAGCCCGGTACGCCGGGTTTCAGCGTGGCCGCGGCTTTTTCAATGGCCTGACGAATGACGTCGAATCCACGCTGCACATGGGCAGGCGCCTGCTTTTCATCGGGCCGGAGGATATACCAGGTTCGCTGCAGATCCGCCACGTAGCCGTTCTTGCACACGCCGAAATCCATATTGACGACATGGCCGGGTTGAATCTTGCGCGCCGTCGGCCCAGCATGCGTGCCCGCCGTATCCGGGCCGGTAAAGACCGAAGGACAATGGTCCGCTCCCCAGGCCGGCGTCAGCCCTTTTTGCCGCAGCTCCTGATTCACAACCTCGGCCACATCCTGTTCGCTGAGCCCCGCTCGCAGATGACGTGTGACTGTATTGAAAATATCCAGCGTCTCTGCGATGGACTCGCGGATGGCCTGCAGTTCGCCATTGGATTTACGGCCGCGCAGGGAGGCGATGATCTTTTCGCTGGAGACCAGCCGCTGAAGATACGGCGTCTCCTGCAGATAGTCGCACAGCATCAGATACAGGCCATGGGTCAGGCCGTCGGCCATCACATCATCGCGCGAATAGTTGATGGCGATGGTCTGCGGATCCATTTGCTGCAAAAGCCGAAGCAGAGGATCTTT from the bacterium genome contains:
- a CDS encoding aminopeptidase P family protein; this encodes MLNEKLDQAVAILNEQQIDAWLIFVRETSATPDPIMDLIVGASVVWPAAFVVSRNGTKAAFVGAIDAAGVQMRTPFPVESYKTTIKDPLLRLLQQMDPQTIAINYSRDDVMADGLTHGLYLMLCDYLQETPYLQRLVSSEKIIASLRGRKSNGELQAIRESIAETLDIFNTVTRHLRAGLSEQDVAEVVNQELRQKGLTPAWGADHCPSVFTGPDTAGTHAGPTARKIQPGHVVNMDFGVCKNGYVADLQRTWYILRPDEKQAPAHVQRGFDVIRQAIEKAAATLKPGVPGWVVDAAARDHIVQAGYEEYPHALGHQVGRSAHDGGGLLSPRWDRYKNLSYLPIEQGQVYTIEPRLTVAGHGVVTVEEMVVVTSDGCEFLSTPQRELMCVGG